TGGAGTTGAAATTTCTTGAGACAAATCCACTACTCTTTCTCCTGAAATTTCTTACGCAGATAAAGACCAATGATATTAAAACATAAAGTAAGAACTAAAAGGCTTAAACCCGCGACATAAATCGATTGATAGCCTATGGACCCATGGGGAAGATCGCCTAAGCTTACTTGCACGATAAAAGCCGTGATCGTTGCCGCAGGTTCCGTGGGATTCAAAGTTAAATTAGGCTGCATACCAGCCGCAATCGCCACCACCATGGTTTCACCTAACGCCCGTGAAATACCTAAGATGTAAGCTGACGTGATCCCTGAAAAAGCCGCTGGGATAACAACTTTAAAAGCTGTCTGCATCCGCGAAGCACCTACTGCAAACGAAGCTTCACGTAAATGGTTTGGCACTGAGCGCATAGCATCTTCACTAAGACTGCTAACATAGGGAACAATCATCACACCGATAACTAGTCCTGCACTTAAGACGTTAAATCCGCTCAGCTCTGGAATAACTTTTTGCAAAAGAGGCGTAACAAATAGCAAAGCAAAATAACCGTAAATCACAGTCGGTACGGCCGCTAAAAGTTCAAGCATGGGTTTTAGAACTTCCCTTGCTTTCGGTCCCACATACTCACTTAAAAAAGCTGCAGCCACCGTGCCTAGCGGGATTGCGACAATCAATGCGATGATAGTCGACAAGAAGGTGCCAGCCAGCAAAGGCATGATCCCATACTTAGGATTTTCAAAAAGCGGAGTCCACTCTGTCCCCGTCAAAAATTCTTTGATCGAAACGTGCGAGAAAAAGGGCAAGCTTTCGGTCACTAAAATACCGACGATTCCCACTGTCACAAGAACAGAGGAAGCAGCCGCTAAAAAAAGAACGGCTTCAATAGCGCGTTCTCTTAAACGACGCATCCGCCGAACAGGGTGGTCGGCGGATGTAAATTCAGAAAGTTTTTTAATTTGGTTTTTACTCACGAGATTAAACTACAACGAACCTTCG
This is a stretch of genomic DNA from Bdellovibrio reynosensis. It encodes these proteins:
- the pstC gene encoding phosphate ABC transporter permease subunit PstC; this encodes MRRLRERAIEAVLFLAAASSVLVTVGIVGILVTESLPFFSHVSIKEFLTGTEWTPLFENPKYGIMPLLAGTFLSTIIALIVAIPLGTVAAAFLSEYVGPKAREVLKPMLELLAAVPTVIYGYFALLFVTPLLQKVIPELSGFNVLSAGLVIGVMIVPYVSSLSEDAMRSVPNHLREASFAVGASRMQTAFKVVIPAAFSGITSAYILGISRALGETMVVAIAAGMQPNLTLNPTEPAATITAFIVQVSLGDLPHGSIGYQSIYVAGLSLLVLTLCFNIIGLYLRKKFQEKE